In Bacteroidota bacterium, the following proteins share a genomic window:
- the scpB gene encoding SMC-Scp complex subunit ScpB codes for MELLRQNIEALIFACETSITLDEIKSCLKSVYGWELTDEEVKSCIDAIREKYEDDEYSFGLNEIARGYRFLSKPAFYGAIQIFIAQKNKKRLSTAALETLSIIAYRQPISKAAIEQIRGVSCDYSIQKLLEKELIEIEGKSDLPGKPLVYATSKNFMDYFGLKDSADLPKLKDIILDENTIGIPAEAMLDIESATLSIAAENPENPSSEATLDAPASDDAGQEV; via the coding sequence ATGGAATTACTAAGACAAAACATAGAAGCCCTGATATTTGCCTGCGAAACAAGCATAACTCTTGACGAAATAAAAAGTTGCCTTAAATCTGTTTATGGCTGGGAACTTACCGATGAGGAAGTGAAATCATGCATTGATGCCATTCGCGAGAAGTATGAAGATGATGAATACAGCTTTGGTCTAAATGAGATAGCACGAGGATATCGTTTTCTGAGCAAGCCTGCCTTCTATGGAGCTATCCAAATATTTATAGCACAAAAAAATAAAAAACGTTTAAGTACTGCTGCCCTCGAAACGCTAAGTATTATTGCATACCGACAACCAATTTCGAAAGCGGCCATCGAGCAAATTCGTGGAGTAAGTTGCGACTACAGCATTCAGAAACTACTCGAAAAAGAATTGATAGAAATAGAAGGAAAAAGCGACCTACCCGGCAAGCCGTTGGTTTATGCTACGAGTAAAAACTTTATGGATTACTTTGGTCTAAAAGACTCTGCTGACTTGCCCAAGTTAAAAGACATTATACTAGATGAGAATACGATAGGAATTCCGGCCGAAGCCATGCTTGATATCGAATCAGCCACCCTAAGTATTGCGGCCGAAAATCCCGAAAACCCATCATCAGAGGCCACACTTGACGCTCCGGCAAGCGATGACGCTGGGCAAGAAGTATGA
- a CDS encoding T9SS type A sorting domain-containing protein encodes MKTILFALIALAITIYVDAQSINARSKQVLANTKAKSNRLKETLSTSMKKNPVAIAGKKKYAPGVFSTSEWIVGHTDYDLQTNGAIYPRIVNHMNGTVSATWTIIPDGAASASRGTGYNYYDGSAWYNNVNSRIESVRTGFPSYVTTGAGRELVIAHSSSLANMSIYYRDTIGIGVWQPVLISGAYTVTWFKAAVGGFNGTNIHAIYIGSNIGDSLYYLNSYDNGNTWSAMLNVVPLINGTQPICIGDSYAIGSKKSKVAITKTKSLENLFLYKSLDSGITFTQSVLGNFFPGGSYNPVGNISDFNGNGVADTFPSSSGDVCCVIDDSGVVHVAWGVVYQCDTNLADYPYVMFERSGIGYINETMTSPVYIDGVRDWNGNGKIDLKKELDSPCSIDDLPWGRYGNTYTCASPSLAVKDTQVFLTFQAINELADTNYFGKSYFQIYATTSDDYGKTWPYNLYNVVTNSGYIDSSIAECVHASLAKEVDNNIYMVYQRDFAPGNSLASGVCDLQNNDPMANLNEIVVAFVPTIDLRVGASSLLDNSSKSHTLGIYPNPAANIINFNVPDELIGTATLEIYNTMGQLTNLDLLSAKNYSIAKLKEGMYYAVIRHRAIVIRENLSKIN; translated from the coding sequence ATGAAAACAATATTATTCGCTTTAATTGCATTAGCCATAACTATATATGTTGATGCACAAAGTATTAATGCCAGGAGCAAACAAGTATTAGCTAACACAAAAGCTAAGAGCAACCGATTAAAAGAAACACTTTCAACTTCGATGAAAAAAAATCCTGTTGCAATAGCCGGAAAAAAAAAATATGCACCAGGAGTATTTTCTACCTCAGAGTGGATAGTAGGCCATACAGACTATGATCTTCAAACTAACGGTGCTATTTATCCGCGCATTGTTAATCATATGAATGGAACAGTTAGCGCCACATGGACAATAATTCCTGATGGGGCTGCCAGCGCAAGCAGAGGAACAGGTTACAATTATTATGACGGAAGTGCTTGGTACAACAATGTAAATTCCAGAATAGAAAGTGTGAGGACAGGGTTCCCCAGTTATGTTACAACAGGTGCTGGACGAGAGTTGGTTATTGCCCATTCTTCCTCGCTAGCTAATATGAGCATTTATTATAGAGACACTATTGGAATAGGAGTTTGGCAGCCAGTATTAATATCGGGCGCATACACAGTTACATGGTTCAAAGCTGCTGTTGGCGGTTTTAACGGTACTAACATACATGCTATTTACATTGGATCTAACATTGGCGATTCACTATATTATTTAAACAGCTATGACAATGGAAATACCTGGAGCGCCATGTTGAACGTAGTTCCATTAATAAACGGAACTCAGCCTATATGCATAGGAGACAGTTATGCAATCGGTAGTAAGAAATCTAAAGTTGCTATTACTAAAACAAAGTCCCTCGAAAATTTGTTTTTATATAAATCGCTTGATAGCGGAATTACATTTACACAAAGTGTGCTAGGCAATTTTTTTCCTGGTGGAAGTTATAATCCGGTTGGAAATATTTCTGATTTTAATGGAAATGGAGTAGCTGATACATTCCCCTCTTCAAGCGGTGATGTTTGCTGCGTAATTGATGATTCAGGAGTGGTACATGTTGCGTGGGGAGTAGTTTATCAATGCGACACAAATCTAGCTGATTACCCCTATGTAATGTTTGAAAGAAGTGGAATAGGATACATAAATGAAACCATGACAAGTCCAGTTTACATTGATGGAGTTAGAGATTGGAATGGAAATGGAAAAATTGATTTAAAGAAAGAATTAGACTCACCATGTTCTATAGACGATTTGCCATGGGGGCGTTACGGGAATACTTACACCTGTGCATCACCTTCATTAGCAGTAAAAGATACGCAGGTATTCCTTACCTTTCAGGCAATAAACGAATTGGCCGATACTAATTATTTTGGCAAATCTTATTTCCAAATATATGCAACAACCTCTGATGATTATGGCAAAACATGGCCTTACAATTTATATAATGTTGTGACCAACTCGGGTTATATCGACTCTTCAATTGCCGAGTGCGTTCATGCATCGCTCGCCAAAGAAGTAGATAACAATATTTATATGGTGTATCAGCGTGATTTTGCTCCGGGAAATTCTTTAGCAAGTGGCGTTTGTGATTTGCAAAATAACGATCCCATGGCTAATTTGAACGAAATAGTGGTAGCCTTTGTACCTACCATCGACCTTAGAGTAGGTGCATCTTCATTACTAGATAATAGTAGCAAGTCGCATACGCTAGGCATTTATCCTAATCCTGCTGCCAATATAATTAATTTCAATGTTCCTGATGAGCTAATAGGCACGGCAACATTGGAAATTTATAATACAATGGGGCAGTTAACTAATCTTGACTTGTTGAGTGCAAAAAATTATTCAATTGCAAAATTGAAAGAAGGAATGTACTATGCTGTAATCAGGCATAGGGCTATAGTTATAAGGGAAAATTTATCAAAAATTAATTAG
- a CDS encoding DUF3108 domain-containing protein: MVLRKIRKSAKIISSLTILLIVSMLTQVMANEPLRTHPNKAFRPGEVLEYRLHYGFIDAGEARVEVHSQTETYLGRTCYRVTGTGRSIGTFDLFFKVRDKYESVIDSQAIIPWRFIRNVDEGGYKINQNVYFNHFNNTAKSEKSLMTTPEHLQDLISAFYYARTIDFNRIKEGDVVPIQAWLDDQVIPLNVRFIGRQKVKTRLGTFRCIALRPLLQQGRVFKDNEDMTIWVTDDENKIPIRLEAKIMVGSVKMDLKKFSGLSNPLALEKK, encoded by the coding sequence ATGGTACTTCGTAAAATACGAAAATCAGCAAAAATCATAAGCAGCCTTACCATCTTGCTTATCGTTAGCATGCTTACGCAAGTCATGGCAAATGAGCCCTTGCGTACGCATCCCAACAAAGCATTCCGACCTGGCGAGGTGCTTGAATATCGCCTGCACTATGGCTTTATTGACGCAGGTGAAGCCCGAGTAGAAGTGCACTCACAAACCGAAACATACCTTGGTCGCACCTGTTATCGAGTTACCGGAACCGGCCGCAGCATCGGCACATTTGACCTGTTTTTTAAAGTGCGCGATAAATATGAGAGCGTAATTGACTCACAGGCCATTATTCCATGGCGTTTTATACGCAATGTAGACGAAGGAGGATATAAGATAAACCAAAACGTTTATTTTAATCACTTTAATAATACCGCGAAGAGCGAAAAATCGCTTATGACTACTCCCGAACATTTGCAAGATTTAATATCAGCATTCTACTATGCTCGCACCATCGACTTTAACCGCATTAAAGAAGGTGATGTAGTGCCAATACAAGCCTGGTTAGACGATCAGGTAATCCCTTTGAACGTGCGTTTTATAGGTCGTCAAAAAGTTAAAACACGGTTAGGAACCTTTAGGTGTATTGCCTTACGCCCGCTTTTGCAGCAAGGCCGTGTGTTTAAGGATAATGAGGACATGACCATTTGGGTAACCGATGATGAAAATAAAATACCTATCCGACTTGAAGCCAAGATAATGGTAGGCTCAGTAAAAATGGATCTGAAAAAATTTAGCGGATTGAGTAATCCATTGGCACTTGAAAAAAAATAA
- a CDS encoding response regulator transcription factor has product MIRILVFEDNKDFLESLVELINQSDGLEVCGTYSNCKNAAHLVAHHHPDLVLMDIDMPIENGLNGLRAIRAAGSEVCIVMLTVFDDNERVFQAVSNGASGYILKSTTPERIVNAMREATQGGAPMTPSVAKQVLKLFSQPFMHSKELERLTSREHDVLSLLVRGYSYKMASAELQISIETLRYHVKNVYLKLHVNSKSEAVAKAIQNRMV; this is encoded by the coding sequence ATGATTAGAATTTTAGTATTTGAGGATAACAAAGACTTTCTAGAAAGTCTGGTAGAATTGATAAATCAATCGGATGGGCTGGAGGTATGTGGCACATACAGTAATTGTAAAAATGCTGCCCATCTTGTGGCGCATCATCACCCCGACTTGGTATTAATGGACATTGATATGCCCATAGAAAATGGCCTAAATGGATTGCGGGCTATTCGTGCGGCAGGTAGCGAAGTGTGCATTGTAATGCTCACCGTATTCGATGACAATGAACGGGTGTTTCAGGCAGTAAGTAATGGTGCAAGCGGATACATATTAAAAAGTACTACGCCCGAAAGAATAGTAAATGCGATGCGTGAAGCAACCCAAGGCGGTGCGCCTATGACACCTTCGGTAGCCAAGCAAGTGCTAAAACTTTTTTCGCAACCCTTCATGCATTCGAAAGAACTAGAAAGACTTACCTCGCGCGAGCACGATGTATTGTCTTTGCTTGTACGTGGATATAGCTATAAAATGGCCTCTGCCGAATTGCAAATCAGTATCGAAACATTGCGCTACCATGTAAAAAATGTTTATTTAAAATTGCATGTCAATAGTAAGAGCGAGGCCGTAGCAAAAGCTATTCAAAACAGGATGGTGTAA
- a CDS encoding glyoxalase/bleomycin resistance/extradiol dioxygenase family protein, protein MPTQIFINLPVADVSKSQSLYEAMGFSINPKFSDDTAKCMIYSESIFVMLMHKDRFSSFTSKPIADTKNNIAALLSLSQEGTEQMNRTAESAIKAGATEPNPMKDYGFMQLRTIEDFDGHTWEIFFMDESKFPQQS, encoded by the coding sequence ATGCCAACTCAAATTTTTATAAACTTACCCGTAGCCGATGTATCAAAGTCGCAATCACTTTACGAGGCTATGGGTTTTAGTATTAATCCAAAATTTAGTGACGATACTGCCAAATGCATGATTTATAGCGAAAGCATTTTTGTAATGTTGATGCATAAAGATCGTTTCTCATCATTTACCAGCAAGCCAATTGCCGATACCAAAAACAATATTGCGGCATTACTATCGCTTTCGCAAGAGGGAACGGAACAAATGAACCGTACCGCTGAAAGTGCGATAAAAGCAGGGGCAACAGAACCTAACCCCATGAAGGACTACGGCTTTATGCAACTACGCACCATAGAAGATTTTGATGGACATACCTGGGAAATTTTCTTTATGGATGAAAGTAAATTTCCACAGCAAAGCTGA
- the speB gene encoding agmatinase — translation MAALKSLSTKDNFLGIEEKKYYDYSSSKYVIQQVPYEHTSSYLAGSAKGPGAMVKASQFVELYDEELGIETFRKCGIATLPPLDFKNKVDAKAVDYIEQETTRLLNDKKYIVSLGAEHTVTYGFVRAHSAKYKNLSVLQIDAHSDLRDTYHNNKYSHASVMHRVHDMCLNLVQIGIRAQCIEEAELIKKSKNIHTYYAHDVRSNKNWMKNAVKDLTENVYLTIDADGFDPSIMPAVGTAEPRGLFWEETLTFLKKVIKTKNVVGFDIVECAPMKGTILSEYTLAKLAYRLIGYLETK, via the coding sequence ATGGCTGCTTTAAAATCACTATCGACCAAAGACAATTTTCTGGGCATTGAAGAAAAAAAATATTACGACTACTCATCATCTAAGTATGTAATACAACAAGTGCCTTACGAACATACATCCTCGTATTTGGCAGGCAGTGCTAAAGGACCGGGTGCAATGGTTAAGGCTTCGCAATTTGTAGAATTGTATGACGAGGAATTGGGCATCGAAACGTTTCGCAAATGTGGCATTGCAACTTTACCTCCATTGGATTTTAAAAATAAAGTAGATGCCAAAGCGGTAGATTATATTGAGCAAGAAACGACACGGTTGCTCAACGATAAAAAATATATTGTGTCGCTTGGTGCCGAACATACAGTTACTTATGGTTTTGTGAGAGCACATTCAGCAAAATATAAAAACCTGAGTGTGTTGCAAATAGATGCACACAGCGATTTACGCGATACTTATCACAACAATAAATATTCGCACGCAAGTGTAATGCATCGTGTGCACGATATGTGCTTGAATCTTGTGCAGATAGGTATTAGGGCTCAGTGCATAGAAGAAGCAGAACTGATAAAAAAATCGAAAAACATTCACACGTATTATGCCCATGATGTGCGCAGCAATAAAAACTGGATGAAGAATGCTGTGAAAGATTTAACCGAAAATGTTTACCTTACAATTGATGCCGATGGCTTCGATCCTTCGATAATGCCGGCTGTTGGTACAGCAGAACCCCGCGGTTTGTTTTGGGAAGAAACTTTAACCTTTTTAAAGAAAGTTATAAAAACAAAAAATGTTGTCGGCTTCGATATTGTTGAATGCGCACCTATGAAAGGGACTATTTTGAGTGAATATACTTTAGCAAAATTGGCTTACAGACTTATAGGCTATTTGGAAACCAAATAA
- the odhB gene encoding 2-oxoglutarate dehydrogenase complex dihydrolipoyllysine-residue succinyltransferase, whose product MMLELKVPSPGESITEVQIARWLKKNGDYVEKDEEIAEIDSDKATLTLSAEANGILNILVEEGQTVAVGNVVATIDTAAAAPAKAENKEQVLSAPKQESKTNGVQAEKILSPAARKIATEKNIMVESVSGTGKGGRITKQDIVSSTAKNTPSYTPTDTTITTGERTATREKMSMLRKKLSQRLVAVKNTTAMLTTFNEVDMSAIMNLRTKYKDTFKEKHGVGLGFMSFFTKAVCESLKLYPAVNAYIDGEEIEYHNYYDIGIAVSAPKGLMVPVIRNAETLTLAMIESQIMDLATKARDGKITIEEMTGGTFTITNGGVFGSMLSTPIINPPQAAILGMHNIVERPVAINGKVEVRPIMYVALSYDHRIIDGRESVGFLVKVKQMLEDPIKLMFAGDDPSKKLLGL is encoded by the coding sequence ATCATGTTAGAATTGAAAGTGCCGAGTCCCGGAGAAAGTATAACCGAAGTTCAAATAGCACGTTGGCTTAAAAAAAACGGTGATTATGTAGAAAAGGATGAGGAAATTGCAGAGATAGACAGTGATAAAGCTACACTTACCCTAAGTGCCGAAGCAAATGGAATATTAAACATCCTTGTAGAAGAAGGCCAAACCGTTGCAGTAGGCAATGTGGTTGCAACAATAGATACCGCAGCAGCAGCACCGGCAAAAGCAGAAAATAAAGAACAGGTGCTATCTGCACCAAAGCAGGAATCAAAAACGAATGGGGTTCAGGCAGAAAAAATATTGTCGCCTGCAGCCCGAAAAATTGCCACCGAAAAAAATATTATGGTTGAAAGCGTGAGCGGCACTGGTAAAGGTGGACGCATTACCAAGCAAGATATAGTAAGCAGCACGGCAAAAAACACACCGTCATATACACCTACCGATACTACTATTACCACCGGAGAACGAACTGCAACACGCGAAAAAATGAGCATGCTGCGAAAGAAACTTTCGCAACGTTTGGTAGCAGTAAAAAATACTACCGCCATGCTTACCACTTTTAATGAGGTAGATATGAGCGCCATCATGAATTTGCGCACTAAATACAAAGACACCTTTAAAGAAAAGCATGGAGTTGGATTGGGATTTATGTCCTTTTTTACAAAGGCCGTATGTGAATCGCTAAAATTGTATCCCGCTGTAAACGCATACATTGATGGCGAAGAAATTGAATATCACAACTATTACGATATAGGCATAGCCGTAAGTGCACCAAAAGGATTGATGGTACCGGTTATACGCAATGCAGAAACACTTACACTTGCAATGATAGAATCGCAAATAATGGACTTAGCAACGAAGGCACGCGATGGAAAAATTACGATTGAAGAAATGACGGGAGGCACTTTTACCATCACCAACGGTGGTGTATTTGGCAGCATGCTCTCTACCCCTATTATTAATCCTCCACAGGCTGCAATACTTGGCATGCACAATATTGTTGAGCGCCCGGTAGCCATTAATGGCAAAGTGGAAGTACGCCCAATTATGTATGTAGCTTTAAGCTATGATCACCGCATTATTGATGGACGAGAAAGCGTAGGTTTTCTGGTGAAAGTAAAGCAAATGCTCGAAGACCCGATTAAGCTAATGTTTGCTGGCGATGATCCTTCAAAAAAACTATTAGGCCTCTAG
- a CDS encoding tetratricopeptide repeat protein, with translation MLARELSIKSPDTALQLATQAESLAIALRWCKGIALSNIVKGWCNYVTGNFGPALENNLTAQQLADSIHNEHIAAMAYSNLGQLYDADEDYTQAINYFNEAIVLNLKENDKWSLERKYVCSIWRKWF, from the coding sequence ATGCTTGCCCGCGAGTTGTCCATCAAAAGTCCTGATACTGCATTACAACTAGCCACCCAGGCAGAGTCACTTGCTATTGCCTTGAGATGGTGCAAGGGTATAGCCTTATCCAATATTGTAAAAGGGTGGTGCAATTATGTTACCGGAAATTTTGGCCCCGCGCTTGAAAACAATCTGACAGCACAACAACTAGCAGACAGCATTCATAATGAACATATCGCTGCTATGGCGTACAGCAATCTGGGCCAATTATACGATGCTGATGAAGATTACACACAAGCAATAAATTATTTTAATGAGGCCATAGTTTTAAATTTAAAAGAGAACGACAAATGGAGTTTGGAAAGAAAATATGTTTGTTCAATCTGGCGAAAATGGTTTTGA